Within Mycobacteriales bacterium, the genomic segment TGGAAGGTTACCAGGTCACTCCTTCGGGGTGCGACGGGTGGTCGTGTCGCGTGGTTCTGTCAGAGCCGAGTGGCAGCATGGGCATACGTCAGGCAGTTCAGCAGGGAGGCGCAGGCGTGGGTGCACAGGCAAAGACGCGCGGGTCCGGTGCGGCGCGGTGGGGTGTGGGGCTCGCCGTCGTGCTGGCCGCGGTGGCCGGGTGCACGTCGTCCGGCTCCGGGAGCTCCGGCAGCGGGGCGGCGCCGTCGCAGGGTGGCAGCACCAGCCAGAACGGGAGCAGCCAGGCCCAGGCCGAGCCGGCCACCGTCTCCGTCCTGCCGGCTGCCGACGCCGCCGCCGTCGCGCCCGGCGATCCGGTCAAGGTCACCGCGCAGGGCGGGACACTGACCACGGTCACCGTCAGCGGCACCGGCGGCGCCGTGAAGGGCACCCTGGACGCGGCCAAGACGACCTGGACGTCCGCGGCCAAGCTCGGCTTCGGCGCCCGCTACACGGTGACCGCCGAGGCGACGAACGCGACCGGGCAGACCACGACCAAGACCAGTGCGTTCACCACGGCGAAGGCCACGAAGACCGTCTTCCCGGCGGTCAGCCCGCTGCGGGACACGACCGTCGGCGTCGGCATGCCGATCCGGGTCTACTTCGACAACCCGGTGACCGACCGCAAAACCGCTCTGGCCCGGATGAAGGTGACCACCTCGGTCCCGACCGTCGGCGGCTGGCACTGGTTCTCCAACACCGAGGTGCACTGGCGCCCCAAGACGTACTGGAAGTCCGGTACCAAGGTCGCGCTCGACACCGACCTGCGCGGGGTCTCCCTCGGCGCGGGGACGTACGGCAGCGAGAACGCGGACCGGCACATCGAGTTCACGATCGGCGCCTCGCACGTCAGCGTGGCCGACGCCAAGACCCACCGCATGAAGGTGTACGTCAACGGCAAGCTGACCAAGAACTTCCCGGCCAGCCTGGGCAAGGAGGTCACCGGGCGCTACACCCACACCGGTGTGCACATCGTGACCGACAAGAAGCGGGCCATGACGATGGACTCCTCGACGTTCGGGCTGGCGCTGGACGCAGGTGGCTACAAGACGCCGGTCCAGTTCGCGACCCGGATCTCCAACAGCGGCGAGTTCGTGCACGCCGCGCCGTGGTCGGTCGCCCAGCAGGGCAGCTCGAACGTCTCGCACGGGTGCGTGAACCTGTCGCCGGCCAGTGCGGCCTGGTTCTTCGGGATCTCGCAGCCGGGTGACGTCGTGCAGATCACCGGGACGCCGGTGCCGCTGACCAGTCGGGACACCGACGTGCCGGACTGGACGATCCCGTGGAGCCAATGGGGTGAGTGACGGGACTCGAACCCGCGACACCCGGGATCACAACCCGGTGCTCTACCAGCTGAGCTACACCCACCATTGAACGAGCCGCTCCATCGTAGCGGCTCACTGGAGGTCGGCGCTCAGCACCTCCGCGGCCGCCTTGTGGGCCTGCTCGCCGTTCGGGCCCGGAAGCGGCACGAACACGGTTTGCCGGTAGTAGCGCAACTCGCGGATGCTCTCCTTGATGTCCGCGAGCGCGCGATGGGCCAGACCCTTCTGCGGCTGGGAGAAGTAGACGCGGGGGTACCAGCGCCGGCACAGCTCCTTGATCGAGGACACGTCGACCATCCGGTAGTGCAGGAACCCGTCCAGCTCCGGCATGTCCCGGGCCAGGAACGCCCGGTCCGTCGCGATCGAGTTGCCGCAGAGCGGCACCGTCCGGGCATCCGGGACGTGCTTGCGCAGGTGCTCCAGCACGAGCTGCTCGGCCGCGGCGACCGTCACCGAGGACGCGCGGACCGCCTCGGTCAGGCCCGAATGGGCGTGCATCTCCTGCACGACCGGTTGCATCCCGGTCAGCAGCTCATCCGGTGCGGTGATCACGAGGTCGATGCCCTCGTCGAGCACACGTAGCTCCGAGTCGGTCACCAGGGCCGCGATCTCGATCAGCGCATCCCGGCGCAGATCGAGGCCGGTCATCTCGCAGTCCACCCACACCAGCCGGTCCAAGCCCTTGTCCGCCACATCCCGACCCTATCCACGCCGGTGCCGGTACCCGGCGGTGGCGTGCCGGTCGCACTACGCTCCGGCCCAGGACGTCGCTGAGGAGGGGTATCGATGGGCGAGCCGGGTGGTACGACGGAGGCGGCGGCACCGGCACCGGCAGCGGCAGCAGCGCCGGGCGACGACGTCGCCGCGCGGATCGCGGCCGGGTACGCGTTCGACGGCCCCGCGGTCGAACTCGGCGCCGTCGTCGCCGAGGGCGCCCCGCACCCGACCGCCCGGGTGCGCGTGCCGATCGGCATGCTCAACCGGCACGGTCTGGTCGCCGGCGCCACCGGCACCGGCAAGACCAAGACGCTGCAGCTGATCACCGAGCAGCTCTCCGCCGCCGGCGTGCCGGTCTTCGTGGCCGACATCAAGGGTGACCTGTCCGGCCTGGCGGCGGCGGGGGAGACCGGCGACCGGATCACCACGCGGGCCGTGGACACCGGCGACGACTGGCAGCCGGCCGCGTTCCCGGTCGAGTTCCTGGCGATCGGCGGCATCGGCACCGGCGTCCCGCTGCGGGCCACGGTGACCAGCTTCGGGCCGATCCTGCTGTCCAAGGTGCTCGGTCTGAACGAGACCCAGGAGTCCAGCCTGGGGCTGGTCTTCCACTACGCGGACAAGGCCGGCCTCCCGCTGCTGGACCTCAAGGACCTGCGCTCGGTCATCCAGTTCCTGGTCTCCGACGAGGGCAAGGCCGACCTGCAGGCGCTCGGCGGCCTGTCCAAGGCGACCGCCGGGGTGATCCTGCGCGAGCTGATCGGGCTGGCCGACTCGGCCGACGCGTTCTTCGGCGAGCCCGAGTTCGACACCAGGGACCTGCTGCGGACCGCCCCGGACGGGCGCGGGATCGTCTCCGCGGTCGAGCTGTCCCAGGTCCAGGACCGGCCGGCGCTGTTCTCGACGTTCCTGCTCTGGCTGCTCGGCGACCTGTTCGAGGACCTGCCCGAGGTCGGCGACCCGGACAAGCCGAAGCTGGTGTTCTTCTTCGACGAGGCCCACCTGCTGTTCGCCGGCGCCTCCAAGGCCTTCCTCGACGCGGTCACCCGTACGGTCCGGCTGATCCGGTCCAAGGGCGTCGGCGTCTTCTTCGTCACCCAGCAGCCGACCGACGTACCCGACGACGTGTTGGCCCAGCTGGCGAACCGGGTGCAGCACGCGCTGCGCGCGTTCACCCCGGACGATGCGGACGCGCTGCGCAAGACCGTGCGGACGTATCCGAAGACCGGCGACTACGCGCTGGAGGAGGCGCTGACCGGGCTCGGTACCGGCGAGGCGATCGTCACGGTGATGTCCGAGCGGGGCGCGCCGACGCCGGTGGCCTGGACGATGCTGCGGGCGCCGCGGTCCCGGATGGCGCCGGCCGACGCGGCCGCGATCACCTCGGCGGTGGCGGCCTCCGCGCTACAGGCCGAGTACGGGCAGGCGATCGACCGGGACTCCGCGTACGAGCGGCTGGCTGCGAAGCTGGCCCCGCCCGCACCCAAGCCGGCCCCGCCGAAGCCCGGGCCGCCGCCGGCTCAGCGGGCGCCGCGACGGGAGCAGGAGCAGCAGAGCGGCATCGGCGGCATGGTGACGAGCGTGCTCGGCTCGTCCGCGGCGAAGTCGTTCATGCGGTCGGCCGCCTCGGCGCTCGGCCGGGAGATCACCCGCGGCATGCTCGGGACGGCCAGGAAGCGCCGCTGAGGCGTTCGCTCTCGGCGGAGGGCGTCCGGGCGCGACCGCGCGCACCATGGTTACACCTGCAACGGTGTAAGCGAGGTCGCGAAGGGGACGCGGCGGCGTCCAGACCGCAGCGACGCGCCGACGACGTCGGTGCGCGGCGCGGCGGGAGGACGCCGCCATGGGCGCCCGCCGCAGCGACGGGAGGGTCGGTGGGGTATGGAGGTCGAGCGGGAAGCTCTGGACGCGTACTCCCGGGTCGTCAGCACGGTCGCGGCGGAGGTCACCCCGCACGTGGCCAGCCTGCGGCTCGGGCGCGGCGCGGGCTCGGGGGTGGTGTTCACCGACGACGGTTTCCTGCTCACCAACGCGCACGTCGTCGGCCGCGCGACCGGCGGGACGGCGGCGTTCGCGGACGGCGCGGAGTCGGCGTTCGACGTGATCGGGGCCGACCCGCTGTCCGACCTGGCCGTGGTCCGGGCCCGCGGCGACACGCCGGCGGCGGCCCGCCTCGGCGACGCCGACACCCTCGTCGTCGGCCAGCTCGTGGTCGCGGTCGGCAACCCGCTCGGCCTCGGCGGCACGGTCACCGCCGGCGTGGTCAGCGGGCTCGGCCGGTCGCTGCCGACCCGCAGCGGGCGGGCCGGCCGGGTGATCGAGGACGTGATCCAGACTGACGCGGCGCTGAACCCCGGCAACTCCGGCGGTGCGCTCGCGGACGCCGCCGGCCGGGTGGTCGGCATCAACACCGCGGTCGCCGGCATCGGGCTCGGGCTGGCGGTGCCGGTGAACTCGACGACCCGGCGGATCATCGGCGCGCTGCTGGCCGAGGGCCGGGTGCGGCGGGCGTACCTGGGGCTCGTCAGCGTGCCGGCGCCGCTGCCGGAGCCGGTGGCCGCGCGGGTCGGGCAGCGGACCTGCCTGCGGGTGATCGAGGTCGTCGCGGCCAGCCCGGCCGCCCGGGCCGGGCTGCACCCCGGCGACCTGGTGCTCTCGGTCGGGCGGGAGCAGGTCAGCGACGCGCAGGGGATCCAGCGGATGCTGTTCGCCGAGGCGATCGGGGTCGGCCTCCCGGTCACCGTCCTGCGCAACGGCGCCATGGTCGACGTCATCGCCGTCCCGGTCGAACTCACCGAGGGCTGAGCTCAGCGTACGGAGCGGATCGGCAGCACCAGCACCGCGCCGGCCAGGGTGACCAGCGCCGTGAGGATGTAGAGCACCGGGTAGCCGCCGAGGCCGGCGACGATCGGGGCGGCCAGCGCGGGTGCCAGCACCTGCGGCGCCGCGTTCGCGATGTTGACGATGCCGAGGTCCTTGCCGCGGTCGGTCGCGGCCGGCAGCACCTCGGTGACCAGCGCCGTGTCCACGGCCATGTAGACGCCGTAGCCGATGCCCAGCAGCGCCGCGGCCACGATCGAGGCCGTCCAGGTCGGCCAGATCGCGAGCAACAGGGCGCCGACGGCCATCACCAGGCTGGAGACGATCACCAGCGGCTTGCGCCGGCCGGTCCGGTCGGACCAGATGCCGCCGCCGACCGCGGTCGCGACGGCGCCGGCCGCGTAGATGAGGATGAGGATCAGCACCCCGTCCTCGGCCGACTTCCCCGGGAACAGCTGCTCGTAGTGCACCTTGTCGCGCAGGAAGTAGAGCAGGTAGAGGGTGCCC encodes:
- the orn gene encoding oligoribonuclease, which gives rise to MADKGLDRLVWVDCEMTGLDLRRDALIEIAALVTDSELRVLDEGIDLVITAPDELLTGMQPVVQEMHAHSGLTEAVRASSVTVAAAEQLVLEHLRKHVPDARTVPLCGNSIATDRAFLARDMPELDGFLHYRMVDVSSIKELCRRWYPRVYFSQPQKGLAHRALADIKESIRELRYYRQTVFVPLPGPNGEQAHKAAAEVLSADLQ
- a CDS encoding trypsin-like peptidase domain-containing protein, yielding MEVEREALDAYSRVVSTVAAEVTPHVASLRLGRGAGSGVVFTDDGFLLTNAHVVGRATGGTAAFADGAESAFDVIGADPLSDLAVVRARGDTPAAARLGDADTLVVGQLVVAVGNPLGLGGTVTAGVVSGLGRSLPTRSGRAGRVIEDVIQTDAALNPGNSGGALADAAGRVVGINTAVAGIGLGLAVPVNSTTRRIIGALLAEGRVRRAYLGLVSVPAPLPEPVAARVGQRTCLRVIEVVAASPAARAGLHPGDLVLSVGREQVSDAQGIQRMLFAEAIGVGLPVTVLRNGAMVDVIAVPVELTEG
- a CDS encoding helicase HerA-like domain-containing protein — encoded protein: MGEPGGTTEAAAPAPAAAAAPGDDVAARIAAGYAFDGPAVELGAVVAEGAPHPTARVRVPIGMLNRHGLVAGATGTGKTKTLQLITEQLSAAGVPVFVADIKGDLSGLAAAGETGDRITTRAVDTGDDWQPAAFPVEFLAIGGIGTGVPLRATVTSFGPILLSKVLGLNETQESSLGLVFHYADKAGLPLLDLKDLRSVIQFLVSDEGKADLQALGGLSKATAGVILRELIGLADSADAFFGEPEFDTRDLLRTAPDGRGIVSAVELSQVQDRPALFSTFLLWLLGDLFEDLPEVGDPDKPKLVFFFDEAHLLFAGASKAFLDAVTRTVRLIRSKGVGVFFVTQQPTDVPDDVLAQLANRVQHALRAFTPDDADALRKTVRTYPKTGDYALEEALTGLGTGEAIVTVMSERGAPTPVAWTMLRAPRSRMAPADAAAITSAVAASALQAEYGQAIDRDSAYERLAAKLAPPAPKPAPPKPGPPPAQRAPRREQEQQSGIGGMVTSVLGSSAAKSFMRSAASALGREITRGMLGTARKRR
- a CDS encoding Ig-like domain-containing protein, with the protein product MGAQAKTRGSGAARWGVGLAVVLAAVAGCTSSGSGSSGSGAAPSQGGSTSQNGSSQAQAEPATVSVLPAADAAAVAPGDPVKVTAQGGTLTTVTVSGTGGAVKGTLDAAKTTWTSAAKLGFGARYTVTAEATNATGQTTTKTSAFTTAKATKTVFPAVSPLRDTTVGVGMPIRVYFDNPVTDRKTALARMKVTTSVPTVGGWHWFSNTEVHWRPKTYWKSGTKVALDTDLRGVSLGAGTYGSENADRHIEFTIGASHVSVADAKTHRMKVYVNGKLTKNFPASLGKEVTGRYTHTGVHIVTDKKRAMTMDSSTFGLALDAGGYKTPVQFATRISNSGEFVHAAPWSVAQQGSSNVSHGCVNLSPASAAWFFGISQPGDVVQITGTPVPLTSRDTDVPDWTIPWSQWGE